One Actinomycetota bacterium DNA segment encodes these proteins:
- a CDS encoding transposase family protein: MLTDEQGRTAAAFWRRAEAWFRARGVIVERVLTDNAFSYRGKLFNQALGENRINHKYCRPYRPQTNGKVERFHRTLLDEWAYVRPYCRESDRTRALARWLHRYNHHRVHTAIGGPPVSRVTNLPREHI, from the coding sequence GTGCTCACCGATGAGCAGGGACGAACCGCGGCCGCGTTCTGGCGCCGGGCCGAGGCCTGGTTCAGGGCCCGAGGCGTGATCGTCGAGCGGGTCTTGACCGACAATGCCTTCAGCTACCGGGGCAAGCTTTTCAACCAAGCGCTGGGCGAGAACCGCATCAACCACAAGTACTGCCGGCCCTACCGACCCCAGACCAACGGCAAGGTCGAACGCTTCCACCGGACCCTGCTCGACGAGTGGGCCTACGTCCGTCCCTATTGCCGCGAGTCGGACCGCACCCGCGCGCTTGCGCGCTGGCTCCACCGCTACAACCATCATCGGGTGCACACGGCTATCGGAGGTCCGCCGGTCTCACGCGTGACCAACCTCCCGAGGGAACACATCTAG